One genomic segment of Paenibacillus durus includes these proteins:
- a CDS encoding HAD family hydrolase — protein MQDGKKIWVGSEILHVRAVAFDKDGTLFDSVKFWSYIDELRKSEFTRLAGPEHGDEWSAMMGFTQPDHVDYTGVLAVATTLEEIILTAGLLYRLKGWSWFECKQRAQQIFANADRQLQLEHAFHSTDNVPDIFHNLHSQGISVGIMTSDAYERTSRLMQMLKVDHLLDFVITPEQVSKGKPDPEMVQKACAMLKISPGELAIVGDSVADVQMAKAAGSVGIGLITYEGSEKDLSPYTDFLIHSLSEIQVK, from the coding sequence ATGCAGGATGGCAAAAAAATATGGGTTGGTTCCGAAATCTTACATGTTCGGGCGGTAGCTTTCGATAAAGACGGCACCTTGTTCGATTCCGTGAAATTCTGGTCCTATATTGATGAATTGAGAAAGAGCGAATTTACACGTCTTGCAGGTCCCGAACACGGTGATGAGTGGAGCGCCATGATGGGGTTTACGCAACCGGATCACGTTGACTACACCGGGGTGCTGGCGGTAGCCACGACGCTGGAGGAAATCATTCTGACTGCGGGGCTCCTTTATCGTCTGAAGGGATGGTCCTGGTTCGAATGCAAGCAAAGAGCGCAGCAAATTTTCGCGAACGCCGACCGGCAGCTTCAATTGGAGCATGCTTTCCACTCTACTGATAACGTGCCTGATATATTTCATAATTTGCATTCCCAAGGGATATCCGTCGGGATCATGACATCGGATGCTTACGAACGCACATCACGGCTCATGCAGATGCTGAAAGTCGATCATTTGCTTGATTTTGTCATAACCCCCGAGCAAGTAAGCAAAGGAAAACCGGACCCGGAAATGGTGCAAAAAGCTTGCGCGATGCTGAAGATTTCACCCGGGGAGCTGGCCATTGTCGGTGATTCCGTGGCGGACGTCCAAATGGCGAAAGCTGCCGGCAGCGTCGGAATCGGCCTCATTACGTACGAAGGATCGGAAAAGGATTTGTCTCCGTATACAGATTTTTTAATCCATTCTCTATCGGAGATCCAAGTAAAATGA
- a CDS encoding CueP family metal-binding protein — protein sequence MRKKIFIAAALIAVALGAYIIAGGDKTKETAKQTAPNIKQLVNDYSSRKLDAKSASITSHELTVTADNNDKSTYNLPQNEFFVSIAPYVNKTHPCATHSLTGCQGEMTNEKFNVTITDRDGKVVIEDALQSFDNGFIDFWLPRDQTFHVKIEHGGKSSESDISTFDSDNTCISTMQLT from the coding sequence ATGAGAAAGAAGATTTTTATAGCTGCGGCTTTGATTGCTGTCGCATTGGGAGCATACATCATCGCAGGCGGGGATAAAACAAAGGAGACCGCAAAACAGACGGCCCCGAACATCAAACAATTGGTGAATGATTACAGTTCGAGAAAACTTGACGCGAAATCTGCATCGATTACATCGCATGAACTTACCGTGACTGCAGACAACAATGACAAATCGACCTACAACCTGCCCCAGAACGAATTTTTCGTTTCTATTGCTCCATATGTCAATAAGACGCATCCCTGTGCCACTCATAGCTTGACGGGCTGCCAGGGCGAAATGACGAATGAGAAATTCAACGTGACCATAACGGATCGGGACGGCAAGGTCGTAATTGAAGATGCACTCCAATCTTTCGACAATGGATTTATCGATTTTTGGCTCCCGCGCGACCAAACCTTCCACGTCAAAATTGAGCATGGCGGCAAAAGCAGCGAATCTGACATCTCTACTTTTGACAGCGACAATACCTGTATTTCCACCATGCAGTTGACTTAG
- a CDS encoding family 16 glycoside hydrolase yields the protein MSTFAAKGVGSILSKKGKTLATLTLALALAFPAGLTANASGQTAGSDYYNEVHRNQFHFSPQANWMNDPNGMIYFEGEYHQFFQYDPYEKTQGPMHWGHAVSKDLIHWEQLPFALVPDENGVIFSGSAVIDYNNTAGFGKNAMVAIFTHANGPRQVQSLAYSTDRGRTWTKYEGNPVMPNPPVPDWRDPNVFWHEESNQWVMTLASKDRIMFYTSPNLKEWTYESEFGPDGGIQGTGKAGGYSFAVSTQRGQSFVYEADVMPIENNTLIGAGGLVFRADPEMKSGYVAMLNTETDKVTLGKIGNDSITEIVSKPADLRASTTYHVKVETIDERVKIYVDDKLVIDQQDSSFESGYFGLSSWNSSAVFRNVKFTNTSNFVTNISGWTPVSGTWAIY from the coding sequence ATGTCCACATTTGCAGCGAAAGGTGTTGGTTCCATTTTGAGTAAAAAGGGAAAAACGCTAGCCACTTTAACACTGGCGCTCGCCTTGGCATTTCCGGCCGGCTTGACCGCTAACGCTTCCGGGCAGACCGCCGGCTCAGACTATTACAACGAGGTTCACCGAAATCAGTTTCACTTCTCACCTCAAGCGAACTGGATGAATGACCCGAACGGAATGATTTATTTTGAGGGGGAGTATCATCAGTTTTTCCAATACGACCCTTACGAGAAGACTCAAGGCCCCATGCATTGGGGACACGCCGTCAGCAAGGACCTCATTCATTGGGAGCAGCTGCCATTTGCCCTGGTGCCAGATGAAAACGGTGTCATTTTCTCGGGAAGTGCGGTCATCGATTATAACAATACAGCCGGGTTCGGCAAAAATGCCATGGTGGCCATCTTCACTCACGCCAATGGACCAAGGCAGGTTCAAAGTCTCGCCTACAGCACGGACAGAGGCCGGACATGGACAAAATATGAAGGCAACCCTGTCATGCCGAATCCGCCCGTTCCCGACTGGCGCGATCCGAACGTATTCTGGCATGAAGAATCGAACCAGTGGGTGATGACTCTCGCATCCAAAGACAGAATCATGTTCTATACTTCGCCCAACTTGAAAGAGTGGACCTACGAGAGCGAATTCGGCCCCGACGGAGGCATTCAGGGAACCGGGAAAGCCGGGGGCTACTCCTTTGCCGTATCGACGCAGCGCGGGCAGTCGTTTGTGTACGAAGCCGACGTGATGCCTATTGAGAACAACACGCTGATCGGCGCAGGAGGACTGGTATTCCGGGCAGACCCGGAAATGAAGAGCGGCTATGTTGCCATGCTGAATACGGAAACTGATAAAGTTACGCTCGGAAAAATTGGAAACGATTCAATTACGGAAATTGTCTCTAAACCCGCCGATCTCCGTGCTTCCACGACGTATCATGTGAAAGTCGAGACGATTGACGAACGGGTGAAAATTTATGTGGATGATAAGCTGGTTATCGACCAGCAGGATTCGTCTTTCGAAAGCGGCTACTTCGGCCTGTCGTCCTGGAACTCGTCGGCGGTCTTCCGGAACGTAAAATTTACCAACACTTCAAATTTTGTGACCAATATTTCCGGCTGGACACCCGTTTCGGGAACATGGGCGATTTACTAG
- a CDS encoding Cfr family 23S rRNA (adenine(2503)-C(8))-methyltransferase, producing MRLISKYETIRRMLSDFKQPEYRYAQIMDAIFKQNVCEYERMTILPKFLRDELTRMLGPNVCSIVPVKELTSKQISKVLFAIAGDERVEAVRLTYERGWKSYCISTQCGCGFGCRFCATGTIGLKRNLTADEITDQLLHFRLNGHALDSVSFMGMGEALANPHIFDAMTILTDPHLFGLGHRRITISTIGLLPGIDKLTREFPQVNLTFSLHSPFDDQRSELMPINDRFPVRDVLKALDRHIRHTGRKVYIAYILLRGVNDSTEHAEAVAELLRGRGPGEHLYHVNLIPFNSTEVTPDSYRQSDPNQIKAFVRILNSKGISVTVRTQFGSDINAACGQLYRSE from the coding sequence ATGAGACTAATCTCAAAATATGAAACGATTCGGCGAATGTTGTCCGACTTCAAGCAGCCCGAGTATAGGTATGCTCAGATTATGGACGCGATTTTCAAACAAAACGTCTGCGAATACGAACGGATGACCATACTGCCCAAATTTTTACGCGACGAGTTGACCCGGATGCTTGGTCCGAACGTCTGCAGCATCGTTCCGGTAAAGGAACTCACGTCGAAACAGATCAGCAAGGTGCTGTTTGCCATTGCGGGCGATGAACGCGTGGAGGCTGTACGACTTACTTATGAGCGGGGGTGGAAATCGTATTGTATTTCCACGCAGTGCGGCTGCGGATTCGGGTGCAGGTTTTGCGCCACGGGTACCATCGGCCTGAAACGAAATCTGACCGCCGATGAAATTACCGACCAATTGCTGCACTTTCGCTTGAACGGCCACGCGTTGGACAGCGTCTCATTCATGGGCATGGGGGAGGCTCTCGCCAACCCGCATATTTTTGATGCAATGACGATTTTGACCGACCCGCATCTCTTTGGTTTAGGGCATCGACGAATTACGATTTCCACTATCGGCCTGTTGCCGGGGATCGACAAGCTGACACGGGAGTTTCCGCAGGTCAATCTAACCTTCTCGCTGCATTCGCCGTTCGACGATCAGCGAAGCGAGCTGATGCCGATTAACGACCGATTCCCAGTCCGCGACGTGCTGAAGGCATTGGATCGTCATATCCGGCATACAGGGAGAAAGGTGTATATTGCGTACATTCTTCTTCGAGGAGTCAACGACTCGACGGAGCATGCGGAAGCAGTTGCCGAGTTGTTAAGGGGAAGGGGACCTGGAGAACATCTCTACCACGTTAACCTGATTCCATTCAATTCGACCGAAGTTACGCCAGACAGCTATCGGCAATCTGATCCTAATCAGATTAAAGCGTTTGTTCGGATCTTGAATTCAAAAGGTATAAGCGTCACGGTCCGAACTCAATTCGGATCGGACATTAACGCGGCATGCGGCCAGCTATACCGCTCCGAATAA
- a CDS encoding Lsa family ABC-F type ribosomal protection protein codes for MSLIKVTNLTFAYDGSYDNIFENVSFQIDTNWKLGFTGRNGRGKTTFLNLLLGKYEYSGTISAGVSFEYFPFHVQHKENNTVDVVADIYPDFEHWRLLRELSLLKVSEDVLYQPFESLSSGEQTKVLLAALFLKENRFLLIDEPTNHLDLHARKLVSDYLNHKSGFILVSHDRSFLDNCVDHILSINKTNIEIQKGSFSDWWENKQQQDNMEMAENEKLRKDIKRLSEAAKRTSNWSHEVEKTKNGTRNSGSKVDKGYIGHKAAKMMKRSKSIEQRQQSAIEERSQLLNNVESSESLKISQLAYHKQQLVELDRVSIHYGEKKVCRDVSFTVEQGDRIALSGPNGSGKSSLLKLICGEEIPYSGALRIGSQLKISYVSQDTSHLRGNLSEFAKNSGIDESLFKSILRKLDFSRLQFEKNIASFSGGQKKKVLIAKSLCERVHLHVWDEPLNFVDVISRMQIEELLLEHSPTILFVEHDSEFCKHIATKIVELKEINHF; via the coding sequence ATGTCATTGATCAAGGTAACGAACCTGACGTTTGCTTATGACGGCAGTTATGACAACATCTTTGAGAATGTAAGCTTTCAAATTGATACCAACTGGAAATTGGGCTTTACGGGGAGAAACGGCCGGGGCAAGACCACGTTTCTCAATTTGCTGCTCGGTAAGTACGAATACAGCGGAACGATTTCGGCGGGCGTCAGCTTCGAGTACTTCCCATTCCACGTTCAACACAAAGAGAACAATACCGTTGACGTCGTCGCCGACATCTATCCGGACTTCGAGCACTGGCGGCTTCTTCGCGAGCTTTCGCTGCTGAAGGTGTCAGAGGACGTGTTATACCAACCGTTCGAATCGTTGTCGAGCGGAGAACAAACGAAGGTGCTGCTGGCGGCCCTGTTTTTGAAGGAAAACCGTTTTTTGCTCATTGACGAGCCAACCAACCATCTGGACCTGCATGCTCGGAAGCTGGTCAGCGATTATTTGAACCACAAGAGCGGGTTTATTTTGGTGTCGCACGACCGCTCGTTTCTCGACAACTGCGTGGACCACATTCTTTCGATCAACAAGACCAATATCGAAATCCAGAAGGGAAGTTTTTCCGACTGGTGGGAGAACAAACAACAACAGGACAACATGGAGATGGCCGAGAACGAAAAGCTGAGGAAGGACATCAAGCGGCTGTCCGAAGCGGCCAAGCGGACGAGCAACTGGTCGCACGAAGTGGAAAAAACAAAAAACGGCACCCGCAACTCCGGCTCCAAGGTCGATAAAGGGTACATCGGTCACAAGGCCGCCAAAATGATGAAGAGGTCCAAATCGATCGAACAAAGACAACAATCCGCAATCGAGGAAAGATCCCAGCTCCTTAACAACGTCGAAAGTTCGGAAAGCCTGAAAATATCTCAGCTGGCGTATCACAAACAGCAATTAGTCGAGCTTGACCGCGTTTCGATTCATTATGGCGAGAAGAAAGTTTGCCGCGACGTCAGCTTTACTGTGGAGCAAGGGGACCGCATTGCGCTCTCTGGTCCGAACGGCTCAGGCAAATCCAGCTTGCTCAAACTGATTTGCGGCGAGGAAATTCCTTATTCCGGAGCGCTTCGAATAGGGAGCCAGTTGAAAATTTCCTACGTTTCGCAAGACACCTCGCACTTGCGGGGCAATTTGTCGGAATTCGCCAAAAACAGCGGAATTGACGAAAGCCTGTTCAAATCAATTTTGAGGAAACTCGATTTTTCGCGCTTGCAATTCGAAAAGAACATCGCTTCTTTTAGCGGTGGTCAGAAGAAGAAGGTGCTGATCGCGAAAAGCCTCTGCGAGCGGGTTCATTTGCATGTTTGGGACGAACCGCTCAATTTTGTCGATGTCATTTCCCGGATGCAAATCGAAGAACTGCTGCTGGAGCATTCTCCGACCATCCTTTTTGTGGAGCATGACAGCGAGTTTTGCAAGCATATCGCAACAAAGATTGTGGAACTGAAAGAGATAAACCATTTCTAG
- a CDS encoding SDR family NAD(P)-dependent oxidoreductase codes for MDMELNLKGKRALITGSSNGLGMAMVKMLGAEGATVIVHGRDEARTRAVAESITSNGGTATIALGDLTTDEGADAVAAAALADGPVDILVNNAGFYRHFSWMEATADEWADTYNVNVISGVRMIQRLVPKMREQNWGRIITIGGGLALQPMNTHPQYNATLAARHNLAVSLARELKGTRITSNVVSPGAILVDAVKDLVEHIGPSRGWGQTWDEIMPNAVNELIPNDRGRFGYPDEIAAAVAYLCSEYAEYVSGATIRVDGGLIRGAF; via the coding sequence ATGGACATGGAATTGAATTTAAAAGGCAAACGGGCACTTATTACAGGTTCGAGCAATGGTCTCGGAATGGCAATGGTAAAAATGCTGGGAGCTGAAGGAGCAACCGTTATTGTACATGGACGCGATGAAGCGCGCACTCGCGCTGTAGCAGAGTCCATCACGTCCAATGGTGGAACTGCGACGATTGCACTCGGCGATCTAACTACTGATGAAGGAGCAGATGCAGTAGCTGCTGCTGCGTTGGCCGATGGTCCAGTAGACATTCTCGTTAACAACGCTGGCTTCTATCGTCATTTCTCCTGGATGGAAGCTACAGCCGACGAATGGGCTGATACCTATAACGTTAACGTCATTTCTGGTGTGCGTATGATTCAACGTTTGGTTCCAAAAATGCGTGAACAGAACTGGGGTCGTATCATCACGATCGGTGGGGGACTTGCTCTGCAACCAATGAATACCCACCCTCAATACAACGCAACCCTGGCTGCCCGCCATAATCTTGCTGTATCTTTGGCACGTGAGTTGAAGGGCACGCGAATTACTTCCAACGTTGTTTCGCCAGGAGCAATCCTTGTGGATGCGGTTAAGGACTTGGTTGAGCACATTGGACCTTCTCGGGGCTGGGGCCAAACCTGGGATGAGATTATGCCTAATGCGGTTAACGAGCTTATTCCTAATGACCGGGGACGCTTCGGCTACCCTGATGAAATTGCAGCGGCTGTAGCCTATCTTTGCAGCGAATATGCAGAATATGTAAGTGGGGCAACCATTCGCGTTGACGGTGGTTTGATTCGAGGAGCATTCTAA
- a CDS encoding oxidoreductase: MCKAQIKPNGVEYIMSKVWLITGSSRGFGKELVKAVLASGNQVIATARNSKQLDYLVEEYGDQVRTFSLDVTDPKAALSAVKLAVDSFGRLDVVVNNAGYANSAPIEEMTDEDFRAQIETNLFGVVNVTKAALPVLRKQRSGHFVQFSSVGGRVGGTPGMGAYQTAKYAVEGFSEVLSNEVKPFGVKVTIIEPGAFRTDWQGASMDMAEVSEDYLQTVGQMHQFRLATEGKQPGDPARAAKIIMDIVNLEEPPLRLLLGAGAVEAAEKSSRSRAEEVDTWAEVSRSADFPTETD, encoded by the coding sequence ATGTGCAAAGCACAAATTAAACCAAATGGAGTTGAATATATCATGTCTAAAGTTTGGCTTATTACCGGGAGCTCCCGGGGTTTTGGCAAGGAGCTTGTGAAAGCGGTGCTGGCAAGCGGGAATCAAGTTATAGCCACAGCACGCAACTCAAAACAGTTAGACTACCTTGTGGAGGAATACGGGGATCAAGTTCGTACGTTCTCTTTAGATGTTACTGATCCTAAGGCTGCTCTTTCGGCGGTTAAACTGGCCGTTGACTCGTTCGGGAGACTCGATGTGGTTGTGAACAATGCCGGCTACGCGAATAGTGCTCCCATTGAAGAAATGACCGATGAGGATTTTCGAGCACAAATCGAGACTAACTTATTCGGTGTCGTAAATGTGACCAAGGCAGCACTACCTGTGTTGCGCAAGCAGCGTTCCGGTCATTTTGTTCAGTTCTCCTCCGTAGGTGGACGGGTTGGTGGTACGCCTGGCATGGGGGCTTACCAGACTGCAAAATATGCAGTCGAAGGCTTTTCAGAAGTATTAAGCAATGAAGTCAAGCCCTTCGGTGTCAAGGTCACCATTATTGAGCCGGGGGCATTTCGAACCGACTGGCAAGGGGCATCTATGGACATGGCGGAGGTGAGTGAAGATTACCTTCAAACCGTTGGTCAAATGCACCAGTTCCGCCTTGCCACGGAAGGTAAACAACCAGGAGACCCGGCACGGGCAGCCAAGATCATCATGGATATCGTTAACTTGGAAGAGCCACCGCTTCGTCTACTTCTCGGTGCCGGGGCTGTTGAAGCTGCAGAGAAATCCTCAAGATCGCGCGCAGAAGAAGTGGATACATGGGCTGAAGTAAGTCGTTCTGCTGATTTTCCGACAGAAACAGACTAA
- a CDS encoding TetR/AcrR family transcriptional regulator, whose translation MSMENQQDKAKNKLLKKLIPSLMKDGFQQMRMDDIAKFMDVSRATMYKNFSSKEEIIEGVVRIFVDYIEQLEDRTNEDDDRSFGVWFQQLFEQSVTLVGKISDVFLKDLQMVFPEMYDVLKTALNKREQQTLKFYRDGKNKGIFNPINEKFILLQDDILLREIMNVKYLLYNQMTIQQALDDYYQLKKIQLFKPEKISLVDDSRIQPVIEHIVEKFNRAL comes from the coding sequence ATGTCAATGGAGAATCAGCAAGATAAAGCAAAAAACAAGCTGCTGAAAAAACTGATTCCGTCCCTCATGAAGGACGGGTTTCAACAAATGAGGATGGACGATATTGCTAAATTTATGGATGTTAGCAGGGCAACGATGTACAAGAATTTTTCTTCAAAAGAAGAAATCATCGAGGGTGTCGTTCGCATTTTTGTTGACTATATAGAACAGCTAGAGGATCGTACCAATGAGGATGACGATCGATCGTTTGGGGTTTGGTTTCAGCAATTGTTTGAACAATCGGTAACGTTGGTTGGCAAAATATCTGATGTGTTTCTGAAGGATTTACAAATGGTATTTCCAGAAATGTACGATGTTTTGAAGACTGCGTTGAATAAAAGGGAACAACAGACCCTTAAATTTTATCGAGATGGGAAGAACAAGGGGATTTTTAATCCGATTAACGAGAAGTTCATTTTACTTCAAGACGATATTTTGCTCCGGGAAATCATGAATGTGAAGTATTTGCTTTATAACCAAATGACCATTCAACAAGCCCTCGATGATTATTATCAATTAAAAAAAATTCAATTGTTCAAACCGGAAAAGATATCCTTAGTGGACGACTCACGGATTCAACCCGTCATTGAACATATTGTCGAGAAATTCAATCGTGCTTTATAA
- a CDS encoding aldehyde dehydrogenase family protein, translating into MRTINQVYINGEFVTPYGTEVQELINPSTREIIGRVTLGNEEDAKRAISAAKKAFKTFSRTSVEERIQMLQRLHDAVMRKLEVMMEANINEYGAPKPAAIGRVKLAATNFLDTKEALEAFDFVKYIGKAKVVAEPIGVIGIITPWNATYSQITAKLASAIAAGCPVVIKPSELSAIQAHLITECFHEADIPAGVINVVHGLGQTVGSELTRNPDIAMITFTGSTRTGKEIRRGAVDSMKRVTLELGGKSPNIILDDADFSVAIPTAVRQGYNNNGQACVAGTRLLVPKHRLKEVKQIAKETVERIKVGNPWEEGTELGPIITEKQYNQVQRYIQSGIDEGAELVIGGVGHPEGLEQGYFVRPTIFAQVTEYMTIAKEEIFGPVLSILTYETEEEAIEMANNTDYGLGAYVSSSDIEKANEVAAQIAAGVVLINGAGFEMKAPFGGFKQSGIGREYGLYGLEDCLETKTITGYDSAK; encoded by the coding sequence ATGAGAACAATTAATCAAGTTTATATTAACGGGGAATTTGTAACGCCTTACGGCACAGAGGTACAAGAACTTATTAATCCTTCAACTAGGGAAATCATCGGACGTGTCACTTTAGGGAACGAAGAGGATGCCAAACGAGCAATCTCGGCAGCAAAGAAAGCCTTCAAGACTTTCTCACGAACTTCAGTGGAAGAGCGCATTCAAATGCTGCAAAGACTACATGACGCAGTTATGAGAAAATTAGAAGTAATGATGGAGGCTAACATCAATGAATACGGTGCTCCGAAGCCCGCTGCCATTGGCCGAGTTAAACTGGCAGCTACGAATTTTTTGGACACGAAAGAAGCGCTTGAGGCTTTCGATTTCGTTAAATATATCGGGAAAGCGAAAGTAGTAGCAGAGCCAATTGGAGTCATTGGAATTATCACTCCCTGGAATGCAACCTATTCTCAGATTACTGCAAAGCTTGCTTCTGCCATAGCTGCCGGCTGTCCAGTGGTGATCAAGCCAAGTGAACTTAGCGCGATTCAGGCACATCTGATCACTGAATGTTTCCATGAGGCTGATATTCCAGCTGGTGTGATCAATGTAGTTCATGGACTTGGCCAAACGGTTGGATCCGAATTGACCCGCAATCCGGATATTGCAATGATCACCTTCACTGGTTCCACTCGAACAGGGAAAGAAATTCGGAGAGGTGCTGTAGATTCCATGAAGCGGGTCACGCTGGAACTGGGCGGCAAATCGCCGAACATCATCTTGGATGACGCCGATTTTTCCGTGGCAATCCCGACTGCTGTAAGACAGGGTTATAACAATAATGGGCAAGCTTGCGTTGCAGGGACCCGCCTTTTGGTCCCCAAGCATCGGCTTAAAGAAGTGAAACAGATAGCTAAAGAAACTGTGGAACGCATCAAAGTCGGCAATCCCTGGGAGGAAGGCACAGAACTTGGCCCAATCATAACAGAGAAGCAATACAATCAGGTTCAGCGATATATTCAGTCTGGTATTGATGAGGGTGCTGAACTGGTCATCGGAGGTGTGGGGCATCCAGAGGGTTTGGAACAAGGATATTTTGTTAGACCAACGATTTTCGCTCAGGTGACAGAATATATGACGATCGCCAAGGAAGAAATCTTCGGTCCCGTCTTATCGATTTTAACTTACGAGACGGAAGAAGAAGCCATTGAGATGGCTAACAATACAGATTATGGTCTCGGTGCCTACGTGAGTTCCTCGGACATTGAGAAAGCCAATGAAGTGGCAGCCCAAATTGCTGCTGGTGTTGTGCTCATTAACGGGGCAGGTTTTGAAATGAAGGCTCCGTTTGGGGGATTCAAGCAATCGGGTATCGGTAGAGAATACGGATTATATGGGCTGGAGGATTGTTTGGAGACGAAAACCATAACAGGCTATGACTCGGCCAAATAA
- a CDS encoding oxidoreductase has translation MSKVWLITGSSRGFGRSLAEAVLAQGDQLVATARKPEQLEDLVDRYGEQIHTMELDVTNMLQAEAAVQAAVATFGRLDVLVNNAGYGNISAIEETTMEDFRSQIETNFWGVVQVTKAALPVLRQQRSGHIFQFSSIGGRSSVPGLGPYQAAKWAVEGYSEVLAKEVNPLGIKVTLIEPGGFRTDWAGSSMEHVTPSEDYKNTVGLLLKYVRESSGNEPGDPSKAAQAILTIADEAYPPLRLLLGSDAVQIAKQVDQDRLNETLRWEKLSVSTDFYNNDLDDEISRLMNLE, from the coding sequence ATGTCTAAAGTATGGCTTATAACCGGTAGTTCACGCGGCTTCGGCCGCAGTCTAGCTGAAGCTGTTCTAGCTCAAGGTGATCAATTGGTCGCTACTGCACGTAAACCTGAGCAGCTCGAAGACCTTGTAGATCGTTACGGAGAGCAAATCCATACGATGGAATTAGATGTAACCAACATGCTGCAGGCAGAAGCAGCTGTTCAAGCGGCTGTAGCTACATTTGGCAGACTGGATGTATTGGTTAACAATGCAGGGTATGGAAATATCTCAGCTATCGAAGAGACTACTATGGAAGATTTTCGTTCTCAAATCGAGACGAACTTTTGGGGAGTCGTGCAAGTTACGAAAGCAGCATTGCCTGTTTTACGCCAACAAAGATCGGGCCACATTTTTCAGTTTTCTTCGATTGGCGGACGATCAAGCGTCCCTGGTTTGGGCCCGTACCAAGCAGCAAAATGGGCCGTGGAAGGGTACTCCGAGGTATTGGCCAAGGAAGTTAATCCGTTAGGGATAAAGGTAACGTTAATCGAACCGGGTGGATTCCGTACGGATTGGGCAGGGTCATCCATGGAGCATGTTACCCCAAGTGAAGATTATAAAAATACTGTGGGTTTATTATTGAAATATGTCCGGGAATCCAGTGGCAATGAGCCTGGAGACCCGTCGAAAGCAGCCCAAGCCATTCTAACGATTGCTGATGAAGCGTACCCTCCCTTGCGTCTTTTACTTGGCAGCGATGCAGTCCAAATCGCTAAACAAGTGGATCAAGATAGACTTAACGAAACCTTACGTTGGGAAAAATTAAGTGTATCTACCGATTTTTATAATAATGACTTGGACGATGAAATTTCGAGGTTAATGAATCTTGAATAA
- a CDS encoding TrmH family RNA methyltransferase, which yields MEIISPQNARVKEWAGLLEKKHRDRSGKYIVEGVHLVQEALLAEADVEILAYDIDKGMPAELGGLLQAAQGMETIAVSAAVIAKCSSTNTPQPVFAVIRKERDGAEAALDKQGSLVIVLDGVQDPGNVGTIIRSADAAGADGVILGRGCADLYNPKTIRSTMGSMFHLPVVEGDLAEILPQARQRGVLLVSTSLQGVDSCYSHDFRSGSQWLLIGSEGRGISPETARMVDKSIIIPMKGRAESLNAAMAATILLFEAMRQRGF from the coding sequence ATGGAAATTATATCTCCGCAAAATGCGCGGGTTAAAGAGTGGGCCGGATTACTTGAGAAGAAACACCGCGACAGGAGCGGAAAATATATCGTCGAGGGCGTTCATCTTGTCCAGGAGGCGCTGCTGGCGGAAGCGGACGTCGAAATCCTGGCTTACGATATCGATAAAGGAATGCCTGCGGAGCTTGGCGGTCTGCTGCAAGCTGCTCAGGGCATGGAGACCATCGCGGTCTCGGCGGCGGTCATTGCCAAATGCAGCAGCACCAATACGCCGCAGCCTGTGTTCGCGGTTATCCGCAAAGAGCGGGATGGAGCGGAAGCGGCGCTGGACAAGCAAGGCAGCCTCGTTATTGTGCTGGACGGCGTGCAGGACCCCGGCAATGTCGGCACCATTATCCGCAGCGCGGACGCGGCTGGAGCGGACGGCGTCATTCTGGGCCGCGGCTGTGCCGATCTCTACAATCCGAAGACCATCCGTTCCACCATGGGCTCGATGTTCCATCTGCCGGTTGTGGAAGGCGATCTGGCGGAGATACTGCCGCAGGCCCGGCAGCGCGGCGTGCTGCTGGTCAGCACCTCGCTGCAAGGCGTGGACTCCTGCTACAGCCACGATTTCCGCAGCGGCAGCCAGTGGCTGCTTATCGGCAGCGAGGGCCGGGGCATCTCGCCGGAAACGGCACGGATGGTGGACAAGAGCATCATCATCCCGATGAAGGGCCGCGCCGAATCGCTGAACGCGGCGATGGCGGCGACGATTTTATTGTTCGAGGCGATGCGGCAGCGTGGGTTTTGA